A genome region from Caretta caretta isolate rCarCar2 chromosome 22, rCarCar1.hap1, whole genome shotgun sequence includes the following:
- the PUS3 gene encoding tRNA pseudouridine(38/39) synthase, producing the protein MADRGMEKDKGEGLLKRVQELEEEVKRLQEKLLEGKEGTDIKRNPSALGKTKKRQQRPFDFSAYGRRHVALKIAYLGWGYQGFASQENTNNTIEEKLFEALSKTRLVDNRQTSNYHRCGRTDKGVSAFGQVISLDLRSSLSEGKKVNGHEGGLENKTSSPANEIRYTHILNRVLPPDIRVLAWAPVEPSFSARFSCLKRTYRYFFPHADLDVALMNAAAQKYVGTHDFRNLCKMDVANGVTNFQRTILTAQVQLVDRGGETGLQDPFQLYQFEVTGQAFLYHQVRCMMAILLLIGQRMENPEIIDELLDVEKNPRKPQYSMAVEFPLVLYDCEFENIQWIYDREVQEFNVTHLQQLWANHAVKTHMLYNMLQGLDSAVIPLGTGLEKNRMVLWREVKPPVHNQVSSFIEGVKARTYKPLLARPKCEGLESRINHFVRRGRIELPHCGEKETGADKEEHLETKRGHGDTAERDSEAPGQAAKRVCVDTESKSSK; encoded by the exons ATGGCAGACCGGGGTATGGAGAAAGATAAAGGAGAGGGACTACTGAAAAGGGTGCAGGAACTGGAGGAAGAAGTGAAGAGACTGCAAGAGAAACTCTTGGAGGGCAAGGAGGGCACTGACATAAAAAGGAACCCTTCAGCACTGGGGAAAACTAAGAAACGCCAGCAGCGGCCATTTGATTTTAGTGCCTATGGCCGGAGACACGTGGCACTAAAGATTGCCTACCTGGGCTGGGGATACCAGGGTTTTGCCAGCCAGGAGAACACCAACAACACCATTGAAGAAAAACTGTTTGAGGCGCTAAGCAAGACCCGGCTGGTAGACAATAGGCAGACTTCCAATTATCATCGCTGTGGACGGACAGACAAGGGGGTCAGTGCATTTGGACAG GTGATTTCCCTGGACCTTCGCTCAAGCCTTTCAGAGGGAAAGAAAGTGAATGGTCATGAGGGTGGCTTGGAAAACAAAACCAGTAGTCCTGCCAACGAAATCCGCTACACCCATATCCTAAATCGGGTGCTCCCTCCCGACATACGTGTGTTGGCCTGGGCCCCTGTAGAACCCAGCTTCAGTGCTAGATTCAGCTGCCTCAAGAGGACCTATCGCTATTTTTTCCCTCATGCAGATTTAGATGTGGCCCTCATGAATGCTGCAGCACAAAAATACGTGGGGACCCATGACTTCCGGAACTTGTGCAAAATGGACGTAGCGAATGGAGTGACAAACTTCCAAAGGACTATTCTCACTGCACAGGTGCAGCTGGTGGATAGAGGAGGGGAAACTGGGCTACAGGACCCTTTCCAACTGTACCAGTTTGAAGTCACAGGCCAGGCATTCCTCTATCATCAAGTCCGTTGCATGATGGCAATCCTCTTACTAATTGGACAGAGGATGGAGAATCCGGAGATTATTGATGAGCTATTGGATGTAGAGAAGAACCCTCGAAAACCACAGTACAG catggcaGTGGAATTTCCTCTGGTTCTGTATGACTGCGAGTTTGAAAACATCCAGTGGATCTACGACCGAGAAGTTCAGGAGTTTAATGTTACTCACCTACAGCAACTCTGGGCCAATCATGCAGTCAAAACTCACATGTTATATAACATGTTACAGGGGCTAGACTCTGCTGTCATACCCCTAGGAACAG GCCTAGAGAAGAACAGAATGGTCCTCTGGAGAGAGGTGAAGCCCCCAGTCCATAACCAGGTCAGCAGTTTCATCGAGGGGGTGAAGGCCCGCACTTACAAACCTTTGCTGGCTCGTCCCAAGTGCGAAGGCTTGGAGTCCCGGATTAATCACTTTGTGCGCAGGGGACGTATTGAGCTGCCACACTGCGGGGAGAAAGAGACTGGAGCAGACAAAGAGGAGCACCTAGAAACAAAGAGAGGCCACGGTGACACTGCAGAAAGAGATAGTGAGGCTCCAGGACAAGCTGCCAAGCGAGTCTGTGTGGACACAGAGTCCAAGAGCTCTAAATGA
- the HYLS1 gene encoding centriolar and ciliogenesis-associated protein HYLS1 → MEALIGPDQYRWATMNHKERMAAAAMAFTQLCAEQGDGDSRRGTYAPTQYDPYSKASVTSGIRPSLHLLMRHHQAEHSMQPETLSEGLRGPRKPVMKRKVLRRMPDGEVHVSDESVTSEPETSAESDPETSDLRHRLLHLHPHQEDTASEVESEPNHSSHRKFYFDLPHRSGSHGDPPFLLKDCHGQGSPVYEQDLIMAGQPKSFIPPRLEQQGRNRGKIDRVARYFEYKRDWESFRIPGEDHRKELRWGIREQMLYKPDLPTRSQHIYVPNNYLVPTEKKRSALRWGVRCDLANGLIPRKSSFPS, encoded by the coding sequence ATGGAGGCACTGATAGGACCAGATCAGTATAGATGGGCCACTATGAACCATAAAGAGCGGATGGCAGCAGCTGCTATGGCCTTTACCCAACTTTGCGCAGAGCAAGGAGATGGAGATAGCCGGAGAGGAACCTATGCTCCAACTCAGTATGACCCCTACAGTAAAGCATCTGTGACTTCTGGGATCAGGCCATCTCTTCATCTGTTGATGCGGCACCACCAGGCAGAACACAGCATGCAACCAGAGACCCTCTCGGAGGGACTTAGAGGACCCAGAAAGCCAGTGATGAAGAGGAAAGTTCTGAGGCGGATGCCTGATGGAGAGGTACACGTGTCTGATGAGTCTGTCACCAGTGAACCAGAAACCAGTGCTGAAAGTGACCCTGAGACCTCAGACCTGAGACACAGACTGCTCCATCTACACCCCCACCAGGAAGACACTGCATCAGAGGTGGAAAGCGAGCCGAACCACAGTTCCCATAGAAAGTTTTACTTTGATCTTCCTCATCGCAGTGGCTCTCATGGAGACCCCCCATTTCTTCTGAAGGATTGCCATGGTCAGGGCTCTCCAGTTTATGAACAAGACTTGATTATGGCTGGACAACCTAAATCCTTCATTCCTCCAAGATTAGAGCAGCAAGGCCGTAATCGTGGGAAGATTGACCGGGTAGCCCGGTACTTTGAGTACAAGCGGGACTGGGAGTCATTCCGGATACCAGGGGAGGATCACAGGAAGGAATTGCGCTGGGGCATCCGAGAACAGATGCTCTACAAGCCTGACCTCCCAACCAGGTCTCAACACATCTATGTCCCCAACAACTATCTGGTGCCTACAGAAAAGAAGAGATCTGCCCTGCGCTGGGGGGTGCGCTGTGACCTGGCAAATGGCCTCATTCCCAGGAAGAGCTCCTTTCCTTCATAG